The Nicotiana tomentosiformis chromosome 9, ASM39032v3, whole genome shotgun sequence genome contains the following window.
AGATCTTGTTATGAATTTAAAAGAGACCTCTTATCAACTCATGAGTACGCCAACATAAATCTCATAAAATCAAAAGTTTGTGTCATGCTTCATATGCTACCATCTTTCAATGTGTGAAATAACTTAATTGCATTAAATATGAAGAAGGCTTGTACTATTGGGAGTTGAATAAATAAAATCATGAAAAGTTGCAAAAATAGCCAATAGGCATTAATTAGGGTTTGCAAATACCAACGGCCATTGAACCCCAAAGGCGCGATTCCTTATTATCCCACCTTTGCTCTCCCATTTTCCTCTCCCCCCCCCCATCTCTTCATCTTCCTTTTAATTCCCTCTTCCAAGTGCAAACAACAAAACCACagaaaaaaaccaaaaaatgtCAAACAAATCCCCCATTTTCCCCTTTGTTGAACCTCAACACTTCAGTGACTATGGCTTCGACCCTCAAATCGATTATTTTCAGGTATGTCAAACATACGTAATTTGTTTAAGGTACATACACATAATTTGAGTCGAAAAACTGATTTTGCACCTGTTATTTTCAATAAAGATCCGTTCTTGTCCTAAATTTCACTCTAACAAGCGCTAAGATACACCATTAATTAATGCATTATTAATAAGTAGAGTACGTTTTTAACCCGTGTTTAACAGATTTTGGAAGAAGCAAGAAAGCACAAGATTAGAGAAACGGCAAGATCTTCTATAGATACAGTTCATTtcaagctacaaaaaccaatctcAAAAGACGAATCTtcaaaaaagataaagaaaaacaGTAGCCGCAAAAAATGGTGGAAAAATGCTCTGCTATTTTTCAAGAGGAGCAGTAattccaaaaatgacaaaatctccGGCGACGGTGATCTTGACGTCGACGGCGAAGTTCACCGCCGGTGTGCTACTTTCCGGGGATCAGTATCTGGACCGGTTTATATTACTGAGAGCAGAAGTGGGTCAAACACGCCTTGCCGTACAACCAGCCGTCCGTCGTCCGGTCCACTCGCTGGCACTTTGACTCCTAGCCGGAAAGGTGATTTCGAGATCCCGTACATTAACCTCAGGGAATTTAACATGGACCCGCAGCAGCATAGGATCTCGACAACTTCAGCTATGCCCATATATTTGGTTACGTGAACAGAGcagtatttaattaatttttaattttaagtACTCCTATCTGCTAATTATCATTATCCTAATTTTATACCTTTTTAGGGTTGGGAATTAGAAAGTTGATGAACCCTCTAGTCTTTAATTAAAAGGGTAtcctc
Protein-coding sequences here:
- the LOC104115064 gene encoding uncharacterized protein, which codes for MSNKSPIFPFVEPQHFSDYGFDPQIDYFQILEEARKHKIRETARSSIDTVHFKLQKPISKDESSKKIKKNSSRKKWWKNALLFFKRSSNSKNDKISGDGDLDVDGEVHRRCATFRGSVSGPVYITESRSGSNTPCRTTSRPSSGPLAGTLTPSRKGDFEIPYINLREFNMDPQQHRISTTSAMPIYLVT